A region of Mesorhizobium sp. M3A.F.Ca.ET.080.04.2.1 DNA encodes the following proteins:
- the nuoH gene encoding NADH-quinone oxidoreductase subunit NuoH, whose protein sequence is MDTFFSFYVLPALLILLKSVVLIVVLLIFVAYILYADRKIWAAVQLRRGPNVVGPWGTLQAFADLLKFVFKEPVIPSGANKGVFLLAPLVSAVLAISAWAVIPVNQGWAIANINVGILYVFAISSLEVYGVIMGGWASNSKYPFLGALRSAAQMVSYEVSIGFVIVTVLLCVGSLNLSDIVLSQQDGLGTRIGLPNTFLDWHWLSLFPMFIVFFISALAETNRPPFDLVEAESELVAGHMVEYSSTPFLLFFLGEYVAVVLMCALATILFLGGWLPPFDFAPFTWVPGLIWFVLKVCLMFFMFSMVKAFVPRYRYDQLMRLGWKVFLPLSLFMVVATAAFLKITGFA, encoded by the coding sequence ATGGACACCTTCTTCTCCTTCTACGTGCTGCCGGCGCTGCTGATCCTGTTGAAGTCAGTCGTGCTGATCGTCGTTCTTCTGATCTTCGTCGCCTATATACTTTATGCCGACCGCAAGATCTGGGCGGCGGTGCAGTTGCGCCGCGGCCCGAACGTCGTCGGGCCCTGGGGCACGCTGCAGGCCTTCGCCGACCTGTTGAAATTCGTGTTCAAGGAACCGGTGATCCCGTCCGGTGCCAACAAGGGCGTGTTCCTCTTGGCACCGCTGGTCTCGGCGGTGCTGGCGATTTCGGCCTGGGCCGTCATTCCGGTCAACCAGGGCTGGGCGATCGCCAACATCAATGTTGGGATCCTCTATGTCTTCGCCATCTCCTCGCTCGAGGTCTATGGCGTGATCATGGGGGGCTGGGCCTCCAACTCCAAATATCCGTTCCTCGGCGCGTTGCGCTCGGCGGCGCAGATGGTCTCCTACGAGGTCTCGATCGGCTTCGTCATCGTCACCGTGCTGCTCTGCGTCGGCTCGCTCAATCTCTCCGACATCGTGCTGTCGCAGCAGGATGGTCTGGGAACGCGGATAGGCCTGCCCAACACCTTCCTCGACTGGCACTGGCTGTCGCTGTTCCCGATGTTCATCGTGTTTTTCATTTCGGCGCTGGCCGAGACGAACCGGCCGCCGTTCGATCTGGTGGAGGCGGAATCGGAACTCGTCGCCGGCCACATGGTCGAGTATTCGTCGACGCCGTTCCTGCTCTTCTTTCTCGGCGAATACGTCGCCGTCGTGCTGATGTGCGCCTTGGCCACCATCCTCTTCCTGGGCGGCTGGCTGCCGCCGTTCGACTTCGCCCCATTCACCTGGGTGCCGGGGCTGATCTGGTTCGTGCTCAAGGTCTGCCTGATGTTCTTCATGTTCTCGATGGTGAAGGCGTTCGTGCCGCGCTACCGCTACGACCAGCTGATGCGGCTGGGCTGGAAGGTGTTCCTGCCGCTGTCGCTATTCATGGTGGTCGCCACCGCGGCCTTCCTCAAGATCACGGGGTTTGCCTGA
- the nuoI gene encoding NADH-quinone oxidoreductase subunit NuoI, which produces MSALGQAAKALLLKDFVSAFFLSMRQFFAPKETINYPHEKGPISPRFRGEHALRRYPNGEERCIACKLCEAICPAQAITIEAGPRRNDGTRRTVRYDIDMVKCIYCGFCQEACPVDAIVEGPNFEFATETREELYYDKEKLLANGDRWERELARNIALDAPYR; this is translated from the coding sequence ATGTCCGCTCTTGGCCAAGCCGCAAAGGCGCTGCTGCTGAAGGATTTCGTCAGCGCCTTCTTCCTGTCGATGCGCCAGTTCTTCGCGCCGAAGGAGACGATCAACTATCCGCACGAGAAGGGGCCGATCAGCCCGCGATTCCGTGGCGAGCATGCGCTGCGCCGCTATCCCAACGGCGAGGAGCGCTGCATCGCCTGCAAGCTATGCGAAGCGATCTGCCCGGCGCAGGCGATCACTATCGAGGCCGGTCCGCGCCGCAACGACGGCACGCGCCGCACCGTGCGCTACGACATCGACATGGTGAAGTGCATCTATTGCGGCTTCTGCCAGGAAGCCTGCCCGGTCGACGCCATCGTCGAGGGTCCGAATTTCGAGTTCGCGACCGAGACGCGCGAGGAGCTTTACTATGACAAGGAAAAGCTGCTCGCGAACGGCGATCGCTGGGAGCGGGAACTGGCGCGCAACATCGCGCTGGATGCGCCCTATCGGTGA
- a CDS encoding NADH-quinone oxidoreductase subunit J, whose protein sequence is MLSGLEAAFFYLFAFVAVASAFMVISSRNPVHSVLFLILTFFNAAGLFMLTGAEFLAMILLVVYVGAVMVLFLFVVMMLDVDFAEMKQGALQYAPIGAMVGLILAAELIVVLGGYSFAPQLASTVAKQTPDLAARSNTAALGDILYTDYLYYFQIAGLVLLVAMIGAIVLTLRHKEGVKRQSIAAQVGRTPATGMEIRKVKSGEGI, encoded by the coding sequence ATGCTGAGTGGACTAGAGGCGGCCTTCTTCTACCTCTTCGCCTTTGTCGCCGTGGCGTCGGCCTTCATGGTCATTTCGTCGCGCAACCCCGTGCATTCGGTGCTGTTCCTGATCCTCACCTTCTTCAACGCCGCAGGGCTGTTCATGCTGACCGGCGCCGAGTTCCTGGCGATGATCCTGCTCGTCGTCTATGTCGGCGCGGTGATGGTGCTGTTCCTGTTCGTCGTCATGATGCTCGACGTCGACTTCGCAGAGATGAAGCAGGGCGCGCTGCAATATGCACCGATCGGCGCGATGGTCGGACTGATCCTGGCGGCGGAACTGATCGTCGTGCTCGGCGGCTACAGCTTTGCGCCGCAGCTGGCCTCGACGGTCGCCAAGCAGACGCCGGATCTCGCGGCGCGCTCCAACACGGCGGCGCTCGGCGATATCCTCTACACGGACTACCTCTATTACTTCCAGATTGCCGGCCTCGTGCTTTTGGTCGCCATGATCGGCGCCATCGTGCTGACGCTGCGCCACAAGGAAGGGGTCAAGCGGCAGTCGATCGCCGCCCAGGTCGGACGCACGCCGGCGACGGGCATGGAAATCCGCAAGGTCAAGTCGGGCGAGGGCATCTGA
- the nuoK gene encoding NADH-quinone oxidoreductase subunit NuoK, whose amino-acid sequence MVVGIAHYLTVSAILFTLGVFGIFLNRRNIIVILMSVELILLAVNINFVAFSAALHDLVGQVFALFVLTVAAAEAAIGLAILVVFFRNRGSIAVEDVNQMKG is encoded by the coding sequence ATGGTCGTCGGCATCGCGCATTATCTCACCGTATCGGCGATCCTATTCACGCTCGGCGTGTTCGGCATCTTTTTGAACCGCCGCAACATCATCGTCATTCTGATGTCGGTCGAGCTGATCCTGCTTGCGGTGAACATCAACTTCGTCGCTTTCTCGGCAGCGCTGCATGACCTTGTCGGACAGGTGTTCGCGCTGTTCGTGCTGACCGTCGCCGCGGCTGAGGCCGCGATCGGGCTTGCCATTCTTGTCGTCTTCTTCCGCAACCGCGGCTCGATCGCGGTCGAAGACGTGAACCAGATGAAGGGTTGA
- the nuoL gene encoding NADH-quinone oxidoreductase subunit L, whose translation MYQAIVFLPLLGFLIVGLFGNSLGAKASEYITSGFLVISAVLSWIAFFTVGYGHGEVFTVPVLRWIQAGGLDVAWALRIDTLTVVMLVVVNTVSALVHIYSIGYMHHDPNRPRFFAYLSLFTFAMLMLVTADNLVQMFFGWEGVGLASYLLIGFWYKKPSANAAAIKAFVVNRVGDFGFALGIFGVFVLFGSVNLGTVFANAASFLPAEGAPEGAAVLTFLGHALDKHTALTVVCLLLFMGAMGKSAQVPLHTWLPDAMEGPTPVSALIHAATMVTAGVFMLARLSPLFELSHSALTVVTFIGAFTAFFAATVGLVQNDIKRVIAYSTCSQLGYMFVALGVGAYGAAIFHLFTHAFFKALLFLGSGSVIHAVSDEQDMRRMGGLRTLIPKTYWMMVIGTLALTGVGIPATVIGTAGFFSKDAIIEASFASHNAVAGLAFVLLVIAACFTSFYSWRLIFMTFHGEPRASHEVMHHVHESPPVMLVPLFILAAGALFAGIIFHGAFIGEAYAEFWKASLFTLPENHILHEMHELPLWVELAPFVAMIIGFAIAWKFYIRSPELPRSVAANHRLLYGFLLNKWYFDEFYDFLFVRPAKRLGRFLWKTGDGAVIDGLGPDGISARVVDVTNRVVKLQTGYLYHYAFAMLIGVAALVTWMML comes from the coding sequence ATGTACCAGGCCATCGTCTTCCTTCCGCTGCTCGGCTTCCTGATTGTCGGCCTGTTCGGCAATTCGCTCGGCGCCAAGGCATCCGAATACATCACCTCCGGTTTCCTGGTGATCTCGGCGGTACTGTCGTGGATCGCCTTCTTCACCGTCGGCTACGGCCATGGCGAGGTGTTCACCGTGCCGGTGCTGCGCTGGATCCAGGCCGGCGGGCTCGACGTGGCCTGGGCGCTGAGGATCGACACGCTCACCGTGGTGATGCTGGTCGTCGTCAACACCGTGTCGGCGCTGGTCCATATCTATTCGATCGGTTACATGCACCACGACCCGAACCGGCCGCGCTTCTTCGCCTATCTGTCGCTGTTCACCTTCGCGATGCTGATGCTGGTGACGGCCGACAATCTGGTGCAGATGTTCTTCGGCTGGGAAGGCGTCGGCCTCGCCTCCTATCTGCTGATCGGCTTCTGGTACAAGAAGCCCTCCGCCAACGCCGCCGCGATCAAGGCCTTCGTCGTCAACCGCGTCGGCGATTTCGGCTTCGCGCTCGGCATCTTCGGCGTGTTCGTGCTGTTCGGCTCGGTCAATCTGGGCACCGTGTTTGCCAATGCCGCATCCTTTCTTCCCGCAGAGGGCGCGCCGGAGGGAGCCGCCGTGCTCACCTTCCTCGGCCATGCGCTGGACAAGCACACGGCGCTGACGGTCGTCTGCCTGCTGCTGTTCATGGGCGCCATGGGCAAGTCGGCGCAGGTGCCGCTGCACACCTGGCTCCCCGACGCGATGGAGGGCCCGACACCGGTCTCGGCGCTGATCCATGCCGCGACCATGGTGACGGCCGGCGTGTTCATGCTGGCGAGGCTGTCGCCGCTGTTCGAGCTGTCGCATTCGGCGCTGACCGTGGTCACCTTCATCGGCGCCTTCACGGCCTTCTTCGCGGCGACCGTCGGCCTGGTGCAGAACGACATCAAGCGCGTCATCGCCTATTCGACCTGCTCGCAGCTCGGCTACATGTTCGTGGCGCTCGGCGTCGGCGCCTATGGCGCGGCGATCTTCCACCTGTTCACGCATGCCTTCTTCAAGGCGCTGCTCTTCCTCGGCTCGGGTTCGGTCATCCACGCCGTCTCCGACGAGCAGGACATGCGCAGGATGGGCGGGCTGAGGACGCTTATCCCGAAAACCTACTGGATGATGGTGATCGGCACGCTGGCGCTGACCGGCGTCGGCATCCCGGCGACGGTGATCGGCACTGCCGGCTTCTTCTCCAAGGACGCGATCATCGAAGCTTCCTTTGCCAGCCACAACGCGGTCGCCGGCCTTGCCTTCGTGCTGCTGGTGATCGCCGCCTGCTTCACCAGCTTCTATTCGTGGCGCCTGATCTTCATGACCTTCCATGGCGAGCCGCGCGCCAGCCACGAGGTCATGCACCATGTCCATGAATCGCCGCCGGTGATGCTGGTGCCGCTGTTCATACTGGCGGCCGGCGCGCTCTTTGCCGGCATCATCTTCCACGGCGCCTTCATCGGGGAGGCCTATGCCGAGTTCTGGAAGGCATCGCTGTTCACGCTGCCGGAGAACCACATCCTGCACGAGATGCACGAACTGCCGCTGTGGGTCGAACTGGCACCGTTTGTCGCCATGATCATCGGCTTCGCGATCGCCTGGAAGTTCTATATCCGCTCGCCGGAACTGCCCCGCAGCGTCGCCGCCAACCACCGCCTGCTCTACGGCTTCCTGCTCAACAAGTGGTACTTCGACGAGTTCTACGACTTCCTGTTCGTGCGGCCGGCGAAACGCCTCGGCAGGTTCCTGTGGAAGACCGGCGACGGCGCCGTCATCGACGGGCTCGGCCCCGACGGCATCTCGGCGCGCGTCGTCGACGTCACCAACCGGGTCGTCAAGCTGCAGACCGGCTATCTCTATCACTACGCCTTCGCCATGCTGATCGGCGTGGCCGCTCTCGTCACCTGGATGATGCTCTGA